The region GTTGGTTTTGATTTGGCTAAATTAAAAATGTCTGAAATTCCTAACCTGAGAAGAAAATTAGGAATTGTGTTTCAGGATTTTCAATTACTATCCGACAGAACCGTAGAAAAGAATTTAATATTCGTTCTTGAAGCAACAGGCTGGAACGACAAAACAAAGATTCAAGACCGCATCAATGAGGTTCTGGGCAGTGTAAATATGAAAAGTAAAAAGCACAAAATGCCTCATGAACTTTCCGGAGGAGAGCAACAGCGTGTAGCTATAGCAAGAGCCTTATTAAATCACCCAGATCTGATTTTAGCCGATGAACCTACAGGAAATCTTGATCCTGAAACTTCAAATGAAATCATGACCTTACTAAAGCAGGTAGCACTGGAAAACGGAGCTGCAGTAGTAATGGCAACCCACGATTATCACATGAT is a window of Candidatus Chryseobacterium colombiense DNA encoding:
- a CDS encoding ATP-binding cassette domain-containing protein produces the protein MPHTNISGDNIISLQHAKIAQKNFTVLSDVNLNIKKGRFCYLIGKTGSGKSSLLKTLYGHIPLASGHGAVVGFDLAKLKMSEIPNLRRKLGIVFQDFQLLSDRTVEKNLIFVLEATGWNDKTKIQDRINEVLGSVNMKSKKHKMPHELSGGEQQRVAIARALLNHPDLILADEPTGNLDPETSNEIMTLLKQVALENGAAVVMATHDYHMIQNFPGEAIRCEDGKVSVLDTSELFE